GGCCGAACCGGTTTCGACCTGGGTCCACGAGATCTTCGAGCGGTCGCCACGGCAGTCGCCGCGCTTGGTGACAAAATTGTAGATGCCGCCCTTGCCCTGGGCATCGCCCGGGTACCAGTTCTGCACGGTCGAATACTTGATCTCGGCATCGTCGAGGGCCACGAGCTCGACGACTGCAGCGTGGAGCTGGTTCTCGTCGCGCTGGGGTGCGGTGCAACCTTCAAGATAGGAGACGTAAGCGCCTTCCTCGGCGATGATCAGCGTGCGCTCGAACTGGCCGGTGTTCTTCTCGTTGATGCGGAAGTAGGTCGACAGCTCCATCGGGCAGCGAACGCCCTTGGGCACGAAGACGAACGAACCGTCGGTAAAGACGGCCGAATTCAGCGTCGCATAATAGTTGTCGGAGGTCGGCACGACCGAGCCGAGATACTTCTTCACCAGTTCGGGGTGCTCGCGGATAGCTTCCGAGATCGAGCAGAAGATGACGCCGGCCTTGGCCAGCTCGTCCTTGAAGGTGGTGACGACGGAAACCGAATCGAACACGGCGTCGACGGCGACGCGGCCCGATTTGTAGACATTGTCGCCAACTTCTTCATCGGACAGGCCGTCGACCGGCGCCGCTTGCTTCTGGACGCCGGCGAGGATCTCCTGCTCGCGCAGCGGAATGCCGAGCTTCTCGTAGACCTTCAGAATCTCGGGATCGACTTCATCGAGCGAGGTCGGCCCGGGCGTGCTCTTGGGAGCGGCGTAGAAGTAGATGTCCTGGAAGTCGATCTTGGGATAGTCGACGCGCGCCCAGTTCGGCTCTTCAAGCGTCAGCCAGCGGCGATAGGCACCGAGGCGCCATTCGAGCATCCACTCCGGTTCGCCCTTCTTGGCCGAGATGAAGCGGACGATGTCCTCGCTCAGGCCCTTCGGAGCCTTGTCCATCTCGATGAACGATTCGAAGCCGTATTTGTATTGGTCGACGTCGATCTTGCGGACCTGCTCGATCGTTTCCTGCACAGCAGGCATAAGCGTTCTCCATCCACGCCGGGGTCAAGGCCCGACAGTTTTCAAACTATGGCACCGCTGGAGCGGCGTAAGTTCCATATAGTGTGCTTTTGCCGGGAATTCACCCGGAAGAACGCCTTCGGCGTCCCTGACACACCCGTTCACTGGCCCTTGGGCCAAATTTCCCGCCGATCAGGCGGCTTTCGTACGGTCCGCGCGGCGCGAAAGAAGCGCTGCAAGAGCCGTTTCGAATTTTTCCACGTCCGCCTCGGACGTCAGCCGGCCAATCGACACGCGCAGCGCGCCCAGATTGTCGGCAAAGCCCATCGCCTTCAGCACATGGCTGGGGCCGACCTTGCCCGACGAGCACGCGGAACCTGCCGAGAGCGCAACGCCTGCGAGATCGAAGGCGATCTGTGCCGTCTCGGCCTTGACGCCCGGAATAGCGAAGAATGTCGTATTGGCAAGCCGTTCGACTGCCTTTCCGAAGATTTCGGCGTCGGAAACCAGCCGCAGAACGGTCTCTTCGAGGCGATCGCGCATGGCCCGGACCTCGCCGATCCCGGCCAGCCCGTCCAGAGCGGCGCGCGCGGCAGCGCCAAATCCAGATATCGCCGGCAGGTTCTCGGTGCCGCCACGATGGCCCTTTTCCTGACCGCCGCCCGTCACAAGAGGTGTGGACATCATCAGGTCGGCTTGGGCGACGATCGCGCCTGCACCCTTGGGGCCGCCGATCTTGTGCGAGGAGAGAATCAGGTAGTCGGCATAACCCTCTGACATATCGAGAGGAATGCGGCCCGCAGCCTGGACTGCATCGAGTACCAGCACGCCGCCTGAAGCCTTCACCAGTTCGGAAATGGCGCGGATGGGCTGGATGACACCGGTCTCGTTGTTGGCGGCGTGGATCGCCACCAGCGGCAGGCCTTCCGACTTGTCGTGGGCAGCGAGTGCGGCTTCCAGGGCAGCAAAGTCGACGATGCCGTTGCCATCGACGCCAAGACGGGCAACCCGCTCCGCCGGGAAACGGCCGCCATTCAGCACGCAAGGATGATCGGCCTCGGTGACATAGAGGCGCGACATGCGCACAGCGCCGCGCCCCATGCGCCAGTCGGGCGACAAAAGCGTGGTCGCGGCTTCGGTGGCGCCAGAGGTGAAGACGACATGTTCAGGCCTGGCGCCAACGAGGGCGGCGACATCGCGCCTGGCATCCTCGATGATCTTGCGGGCGGCCCTACCCTCGCTGTGAACCGACGACGGGTTGGCCGCGACATCGAGCGCAGCGACCACGGCCGCACGCGCTGCGGGCAGCAGCGGCGCACTGGCATTGTAGTCGAGATAGGCGCGCGGTCCGGCCATTTTCCTGGTTTTTGCCCTGTCAAATCATGTTCGGATGGGAGGACGCGCAATTTCCTTGAAATTCCAAGGCCAGCCGTCCTATCTACCCGCTTTGCCAAATGGGCGGTTTCGCCACCCAGTTTTGAACAGTTCTAAACTAGCTTCTAAGAAGGCGCGTCCCTCGCGTCAAGGCTGGGCACAGGATTGTTTAATCGGCCTTGCGTCAAGTGGAGTAGTTTATGCCAGAGGTCATTTTTACCGGTCCGGCGGGTCGCCTGGAAGGTCGTTATCAGCCGTCCAAGGAAAAGAACGCGCCGATTGCCATCATACTGCATCCGCACCCGCAGTTTGGCGGCACGATGAACAACAAGATCGTGTACGACCTCTTCTACATGTTCCAGAAGCGCGATTTCACCACGCTGCGCTTCAACTTCCGCGGCATCGGCCGCAGCCAGGGTGAGTTCGACCATGGCACGGGCGAGCTGTCGGATGCGGCTGCCGCACTCGACTGGGTGCAGTCGCTGCATCCCGACTCGAAGAGCTGCTGGGTCGCCGGCTATTCCTTCGGCGCCTGGATCGGCATGCAGCTTCTGATGCGCCGCCCGGAGATCGAAGGCTTCATCTCTGTTGCGCCGCAGCCCAACACCTACGACTTCTCGTTCCTGGCGCCCTGCCCGTCGTCGGGCCTGATCATCCATGGTGACGCCGACAAGGTGGCGCCGCCGAAGGATGTGCAGGGCCTGGTCGACAAGCTGCACACGCAGAAGGGCATCACCATCACCCAGAAGACGCTCCCCGGCGCCAACCACTTCTTCGGCAACGACCCGGAGCTGGTGATCGACGAGTGCGCCGAGTATCTCGACCGCCGTCTCGCCGGCGAGCTTTCGGACCCGCGTCCGAAGCGCCTGCGCTAAGAGGAGTTACGCGCATGTACCAGCCGCCGCTGTTTCGCGAGACCAGGCTGGACGTTCTGCATGCGCTGATCCGCAACCATCCGCTCGGCCTTCTGATCTGCAACGGATCGGAAGGCCCGGTGGCCAATCCGTTGCCATTCCTGCTCGACGCCGACATCGGCCCGAATGGACTGCTGCGAGCGCATCTCGCCCGCGCCAACCCGCAATGGCAGTTGCTGGCCGAAACGCCCGACCTGCCAGTGCTGGTGGTGTTCCACGGCGAGGACAGCTACGTCACCCCGTCCTGGTATGAGACCAAGCGCGAAACCGGCAAGGTGGTTCCGACCTGGAACTATGCGACCGTGCAGGTGCGCGGCATGGCACGCGTCATCGACGACAAGGACTGGCTTGCCGGCCAGATCGCCGAGCTCACCGCCAGCCAGGAAGCCGGGCGGACCGAGCCATGGCAGGTCTCCGACGCGCCCGATGCCTACATCGCGGCCCAGATCAAGGGCATCATCGGGCTCGAAATCGACATCACCGCCATCGACGGCAAGTGGAAGGTCAGCCAGAACCGGCCCGTCGGCGACCGCATCGGCGTGGCCGAAGGCATCGCCGCCGAGCAGAAGCCGGCCGGCGGCATGGCGCAACTGGTCCGCCAATATGGCGGGCTCGCGGGCGAATAGCCCTTCCGACCTGGAGCCTCTCTCATGAACATCCGTCCCGGCATCGCGGCCGACAACGCCGTGCTCGTTGCCATCTGGGAGGATGCCGTGCGCGCCACGCATGACTTCCTCAGCGAAGACGACATCCAGTTCTTCCGCCCCCTCGTCCGCGACGACTACCTGCCTGCGGTCGAGGTATTGGTGGCGGAGGATGCCGACGGCGAGCCGGTCGGCTTCATCGGCCTGGATGGCCCAAAAGTCGAAATGCTGTTCGTCAGCACCAGCCAGCATGGCAAAGGCATCGGCAAGGCGCTGATCGAGCATGTCGGGCGACTGAAAGGCCCGCTTGCTGTCGACGTCAACGAGCAGAACCCGGGCGGTGTCGCGTTCTATCTCAAATGCGGCTTCAAACAGGTCGGGCGCTCCGAACTAGACGGCCAGGGAAAGCCTTTCCCGCTGCTGCACCTGTCGCAGGCATCCTGAGGCGTCATGGACGGGATCAGCCTCCGGCCGTTTCGCCGCGAGGACCTTCTCGCCTATGCGGCATGGTTCGACGACACCGAGGTGGTACGGCGCATCGACGTCCCCAATGCCGACCGGGTCGCCCATGTCATGGATCCCGCAAGTCCGGCCCATGCGGTCGTGGCCACCAGCGCAACGAACGACGCAATGCTTGCCGTGCTGCAATATGACGATGAGCCCGATGGCGGCATCAGCCTGCTGATCGTGCTCGACCCGGCGCAACGCGGCCGAGGGGTCGGCAAGCGCGCACTCGCCGCCTTCGTCGCGCTTTTAGGCAGCCGCTAAACGCATGTAGA
The nucleotide sequence above comes from Aminobacter aminovorans. Encoded proteins:
- the sufB gene encoding Fe-S cluster assembly protein SufB: MPAVQETIEQVRKIDVDQYKYGFESFIEMDKAPKGLSEDIVRFISAKKGEPEWMLEWRLGAYRRWLTLEEPNWARVDYPKIDFQDIYFYAAPKSTPGPTSLDEVDPEILKVYEKLGIPLREQEILAGVQKQAAPVDGLSDEEVGDNVYKSGRVAVDAVFDSVSVVTTFKDELAKAGVIFCSISEAIREHPELVKKYLGSVVPTSDNYYATLNSAVFTDGSFVFVPKGVRCPMELSTYFRINEKNTGQFERTLIIAEEGAYVSYLEGCTAPQRDENQLHAAVVELVALDDAEIKYSTVQNWYPGDAQGKGGIYNFVTKRGDCRGDRSKISWTQVETGSAITWKYPSCILRGDDSRGEFYSIAVSNGYQQVDSGTKMIHLGKNTSSRIISKGIAAGFSQNTYRGQVSAHRKATNARNFTQCDSLLIGNQCGAHTVPYIEAKNSSAQFEHEATTSKISDDQKFYVMQRGIPEEEAIALIVNGFVKEVIQELPMEFAVEAQKLIGISLEGSVG
- a CDS encoding cysteine desulfurase family protein; translated protein: MAGPRAYLDYNASAPLLPAARAAVVAALDVAANPSSVHSEGRAARKIIEDARRDVAALVGARPEHVVFTSGATEAATTLLSPDWRMGRGAVRMSRLYVTEADHPCVLNGGRFPAERVARLGVDGNGIVDFAALEAALAAHDKSEGLPLVAIHAANNETGVIQPIRAISELVKASGGVLVLDAVQAAGRIPLDMSEGYADYLILSSHKIGGPKGAGAIVAQADLMMSTPLVTGGGQEKGHRGGTENLPAISGFGAAARAALDGLAGIGEVRAMRDRLEETVLRLVSDAEIFGKAVERLANTTFFAIPGVKAETAQIAFDLAGVALSAGSACSSGKVGPSHVLKAMGFADNLGALRVSIGRLTSEADVEKFETALAALLSRRADRTKAA
- a CDS encoding alpha/beta hydrolase; this translates as MPEVIFTGPAGRLEGRYQPSKEKNAPIAIILHPHPQFGGTMNNKIVYDLFYMFQKRDFTTLRFNFRGIGRSQGEFDHGTGELSDAAAALDWVQSLHPDSKSCWVAGYSFGAWIGMQLLMRRPEIEGFISVAPQPNTYDFSFLAPCPSSGLIIHGDADKVAPPKDVQGLVDKLHTQKGITITQKTLPGANHFFGNDPELVIDECAEYLDRRLAGELSDPRPKRLR
- a CDS encoding FMN-binding negative transcriptional regulator — its product is MYQPPLFRETRLDVLHALIRNHPLGLLICNGSEGPVANPLPFLLDADIGPNGLLRAHLARANPQWQLLAETPDLPVLVVFHGEDSYVTPSWYETKRETGKVVPTWNYATVQVRGMARVIDDKDWLAGQIAELTASQEAGRTEPWQVSDAPDAYIAAQIKGIIGLEIDITAIDGKWKVSQNRPVGDRIGVAEGIAAEQKPAGGMAQLVRQYGGLAGE
- a CDS encoding acetyltransferase, with protein sequence MNIRPGIAADNAVLVAIWEDAVRATHDFLSEDDIQFFRPLVRDDYLPAVEVLVAEDADGEPVGFIGLDGPKVEMLFVSTSQHGKGIGKALIEHVGRLKGPLAVDVNEQNPGGVAFYLKCGFKQVGRSELDGQGKPFPLLHLSQAS
- a CDS encoding GNAT family N-acetyltransferase, whose protein sequence is MDGISLRPFRREDLLAYAAWFDDTEVVRRIDVPNADRVAHVMDPASPAHAVVATSATNDAMLAVLQYDDEPDGGISLLIVLDPAQRGRGVGKRALAAFVALLGSR